The region ACCGACCCCACCCTGTTCGCCCTGTCCTATGATTTCGTCGGCGACCTCGCCGAGACGGTGGCCCTGATCTGGCCCGCCACGGCGGACCACGGCGCGGCGCCCAGCTTGAGCGCCGTGGTCGCCGACCTGCGCAACACGCCCAAGGCCCAGGTCCCCGCCCTGGTCGCCGGCCTGCTCGACCGGCTGGATGCGACCGGGCGCTGGGCCTTGCTGAAGCTGATGACCGGTGCCCTGCGCGTCGGCGTCTCGGCCCGCCTGGCCCGGGTCGCGGTCGCCGGCTTAGGGACCATCGATGCGACGCAGATCGAGGAAGTCTGGCCCTCGCTGACCCCGCCCTACCGCGACCTGTTCGCCTGGGTCGAAGGCCGCGGGACACGGCCGGCGGCATTGGCCGCGGCGCCGTTCCGGCCGGTGATGCTGTCCCACCCGCTGGACGACGGCGACCTCGACAATCTCGACCCGGCGGAGTTCCGGGCGGAGTGGAAATGGGACGGCATCCGGGTCCAGGCGGTGGTCGACGGCGCCACCCGCCGGCTCTATTCCCGCACCGGCGAGGATGTCGGCCCGGCCTTTCCCGACCTGCTGGCGCGGCTCGACATCGACGGCGTGATCGACGGCGAATTACTGGTCCTGACGCCGGGCGGGGAGATCGCCGCCTTCGCCGAGTTGCAGCAGCGCCTGAACCGCAAGGCGCCGACGGCGGCCATGATCACAAGGCGCCCCGCCCATCTGCGCGCCTACGACCTGCTATTCGACGGGGCGGAAGATCTGCGCGCCCTGCCGTTCGACGCCCGGCGCGAACGGCTCATCGCGCGATTGGAGGGGCGCAGCGTGGGCAGCGGCATCGACATCTCGCCCCTGCTGCCTTTCACCTCGTGGGACGACCTGGCCGAGATCCGCGCGACCACCGCGGGCACCGCCGTCGAGGGTGTCATGCTGAAGCGCCGCGACAGCGCCTATCTGGCCGGTCGGCCCAAGGGCCCGTGGTGGAAGTGGAAGCGCGATCCCCACCTGGTCGATGCGGTGATGATGTATGCCCAGCGCGGCCACGGCAAACGCTCGTCCTTCTATTCCGATTTCACCTTCGGGGTGTGGCGCGACACGGACGACGTGCTGGTCCCCGTGGGCAAGGCCTATTTCGGCTTCACCGACGAGGAACTGGCCCAGCTCGACCGCTGGGTGCGTAACCACACACGCCAGCGTTTCGGCCCGGTGCGCGAGGTCGAACAGGCCCTGGTGCTGGAGATCGCTTTCGAGGGCCTGGCCCGTTCCAGCCGCCACAAGTCCGGCGTCGCCATGCGTTTCCCCCGCATCAACCGCATCCGCTGGGACAAACCCGCCGCCGAAGCCGACCGGCTGTCGGCGCTGGAGAAGCTGATACGCTGAGACCCCTCTCCGCCGCGTGCGGGGGAGAGGGAGGGGCCCGACGCAAAGCGGCGGGAGGGTGAGGTGGTCGGTGGGACAGATTGCGTTCCACGCCGACCACCCTCCTCACCCAACCCTCTCCTCCGAGGAGGAGAGGGCTTTTCTTACGCATTCACCTTGGTCGGCTCCGGCCCCAGGCCTTGCGCACGGGCGGCGGCCAGCCTGGCGCCTTCGGCGGCGGTGAAGCCGAACAGGGTTTCGGGATCCTGGGCGCGCAGTTGCAACGCCATCAATTCCATACCCTCGGCCACCACGATCTCATGGGCGCGGGCCGCGAGGCCATCGATGATGGTTCCGGCCGCCACGTCGGGGTCGATC is a window of Oleomonas cavernae DNA encoding:
- a CDS encoding cisplatin damage response ATP-dependent DNA ligase, whose amino-acid sequence is MNRFAALLDTLSYQPQRNGKLRLIEAYLRETPDPDRGFALAALTGDLDFPHAKAGLIRALAAARTDPTLFALSYDFVGDLAETVALIWPATADHGAAPSLSAVVADLRNTPKAQVPALVAGLLDRLDATGRWALLKLMTGALRVGVSARLARVAVAGLGTIDATQIEEVWPSLTPPYRDLFAWVEGRGTRPAALAAAPFRPVMLSHPLDDGDLDNLDPAEFRAEWKWDGIRVQAVVDGATRRLYSRTGEDVGPAFPDLLARLDIDGVIDGELLVLTPGGEIAAFAELQQRLNRKAPTAAMITRRPAHLRAYDLLFDGAEDLRALPFDARRERLIARLEGRSVGSGIDISPLLPFTSWDDLAEIRATTAGTAVEGVMLKRRDSAYLAGRPKGPWWKWKRDPHLVDAVMMYAQRGHGKRSSFYSDFTFGVWRDTDDVLVPVGKAYFGFTDEELAQLDRWVRNHTRQRFGPVREVEQALVLEIAFEGLARSSRHKSGVAMRFPRINRIRWDKPAAEADRLSALEKLIR